From Astatotilapia calliptera chromosome 19, fAstCal1.2, whole genome shotgun sequence, a single genomic window includes:
- the rtf1 gene encoding RNA polymerase-associated protein RTF1 homolog, with the protein MVNVKKRKGRVVIDSDSEDSASDDNLDQELLSLAKRKRVDSGEQEEPVGKAAASTDSETSDSDDEWTVGGTKGKKKVKQGKGSEKKNATKKKVNKATASGSSDGDSSAESSAPEEGEVSDSESNSSSSSSDSDSSEDEVFRDGYDDDLMGDAEDRARLEQMTEKEREQELFNRIEKREVLKRRFEIKKKLKTAKKKEKEEKKKKQEEEQEKRKQSQVQDTQVVMSHNKERRSKRDEKLDKKSQAMEELKAEREKKKNKTAELLAKRQPLKTSEVYSDDEEEEEEDDDKSSVKSDRSSRSSSYDEDEKEETPPKSQPVSLPDELNRIRLSRHKLERWCHMPFFAKTVTGCFVRIGIGNSSSKPVYRVAEIVDVVETAKVYQLGSTRTNKGLQLRHGGDTRVFRLEFVSNQEFTESEFMKWKEAMIAAGMQVPTLDEITKKEQSIKEALNYKFNDKDIEDIVKEKDRFRKAPPNYAMKKTQLLKDKAMAEESGDGERVKVIQDELNELEERAEALDRQRTKNISAISYINQRNRSWNIVESEKALVAEGQNAKNQQMDPFTRRQCKPTMVSNARDPSVHAAILAHLNQKYGSGSTPDNSSPEKNKLGQTNPKDKDVPKPTTDLSEDLFKVHDFDVKIDLQVPNAEAKSLSVSSNALPVKDGAPRRSLNLEDYKKRRGLI; encoded by the exons GAGCTGCTGTCTTTGGCAAAGAGGAAAAGGGTTGATTCGGGTGAGCAAGAAGAACCTGTTGGCAAAGCAGCAGCTTCCACAGACTCTGAGACATCTGACAGTGATGACGAG TGGACGGTCGGTGGCACCAAAGGCAAAAAGAAGGTTAAGCAGGGCAAAGGGTCTGAAAAGAAGAACGCTACAAAGAAGAAGGTTAATAAAGCGACAGCGTCTGGTAGCTCAGATGGGGACAGctcagctgaaagctctgcacCGGAGGAAG GCGAGGTGTCTGATTCAGAGAGCAACAGTTCGTCCTCCAGCTCTGACTCGGATTCCTCTGAGGACGAGGTGTTCAGGGATGGTTATGATGATGACTTGATGGGTGATGCTGAGGACAGAGCTCGACTTGAGCAGATgacagaaaaggagagagaacAAGAGCTGTTCAACAGAATTGAGAAAAGAGAGGTGCTAAAGAGACG GTTTGAAATCAAGAAGAAACTAAAGACAgcaaagaagaaggagaaggaggagaagaagaaaaagcaggaagaagagcaagaaaaaaggaagcaaTCTCAGGTTCAAGATACACAAGTG GTCATGTCCCACAACAAGGAAAGACGATCCAAGCGTGATGAAAAACTTGACAAAAAATCCCAGGCTATGGAAGAACTAAAGGCTGaacgagagaagaagaaaaataaaacag CGGAGTTGCTGGCTAAGCGTCAGCCGCTGAAGACGAGTGAGGTTTACTCTGAcgatgaggaagaagaggaggaggatgatgacAAGTCATCTGTCAAAAGCGATCGCAGCTCCCGTTCATCATCTTACGATGAAGACGA AAAAGAGGAAACTCCACCAAAGTCACAGCCCGTTTCCCTGCCAGATGAACTCAACAGGATCCGCCTGTCCAGACACAAGCTGGAGCGCTGGTGCCACATGCCCTTCTTTGCTAAGACTGTGACTGGCTGCTTTGTAAGGATAGGAATCGGGAACAGCAGCAGTAAACCAGTTTATAGG GTTGCTGAAATTGTTGATGTAGTAGAGACGGCAAAGGTTTACCAGCTTGGATCAACACGAACAAACAAGGGATTACAGTTAAG GCATGGTGGTGACACACGGGTTTTCAGGCTTGAGTTTGTATCAAATCAAGAGTTCACAGAAAGTGAATTCATGAAGTGGAAAGAGGCG ATGATTGCTGCTGGAATGCAAGTACCAACTCTGGATGAAATCACCAAGAAGGAGCAATCCATCAAAGAAGCTCTCAACTACAAGTTCAATGATAAAGACATTGAGGAT ATTGTAAAAGAAAAGGACAGATTCCGGAAAGCACCACCAAATTATGCCATGAAGAAAACGCAGTTACTCAAAGATAAG GCCATGGCAGAGGAAAGTGGAGATGGTGAACGAGTGAAAGTGATCCAGGATGAACTGAATGAGCTTGAGGAAAGGGCAGAAGCCCTCGACAGACAAAGGACCAAGAACATCTCTGCTATTAG CTACATTAATCAGAGGAACAGAAGCTGGAACATTGTTGAATCTGAGAAAGCTCTTGTG GCTGAAGGACAAAATGCCAAAAACCAACAAATGGATCCTTTCACACGAAGACAGTGCAAACCCACCATGGTGTCTAAT GCCAGAGATCCGTCAGTCCATGCAGCTATTCTTGCTCACCTAAACCAGAAATATGGCTCTGGTTCAACACCAGACAATTCAAGTCCAGAGAAGAACAAACTG ggTCAAACAAACCCGAAAGACAAAGATGTCCCGAAGCCAACCACTGACCTCTCGGAAGACTTGTTTAAAGTTCACGACTTTGATGTAAAGATTGACCTACAGGTTCCCAATGCAG AGGCGAAGTCTCTGTCTGTGAGCTCTAACGCGTTGCCAGTGAAGGACGGCGCTCCCCGCAGGTCCCTCAACCTGGAAGACTAcaagaagaggagggggctgATTTGA
- the golga5 gene encoding golgin subfamily A member 5 produces the protein MSWFTDLAGKAEDFLNKVDQGAATALSKGQEKSSSFSIAYGEESTAKTDYNSAGYKTNPAVTHHTYASSHDAQGYISAAAGNIKKSNATMLAGSANVTSTPLGSGSSAPNTGKTSSGFVRPKKSEQNVDDDMLFDFLNSSEPQVSNRRDSRKDLVKVVEAQNPTFPASTTSHTTPSVPSTPPSTRGVSRASSMSSLSAHSIKTEENSAKEQGQDTPESSDSSLAVPLESSRQEPPPPTEEPQNQILSSLRLENQLLRSEVASLNQEMASVIQRAKDLQDELNQARLRADKWNSEQSQTDRTLRELRSQVDDLTEALSAKDGQLAVLKIRLDEADQLLKSRSAALEEAQKEKSKIMQDHTEGNSMQSQALETLQERLREAELALRREQDSYRQMQTEYAGRLSKLEAERQTLAETVTAAERRAAEEKFKVDDFQHQLKSAKAAAESAKQELQDYKQKASRILQSKEKLISSLKEGSGLDTLDGSGTMALELEELRHEKDLQREEIQKLQGQVLTLRTEIQDLENQALADAETWREQQAQLQEQQTLQNRAKQEVEAEVERYKQELQYLEEEHHRAKTTLQSRIKDREDEIQKLRNQLTNKTLSNSQTELENRLHQLTETLIQKQTMVEALGTEKNSLVFQLERLEQQLKNTQGGQSGGPAINMSGLEGAGARQRNTPVLFSDQDSPGVYGKVRKAASTIDRFSIRLGIFLRRYPMARVFVILYMAVLHLWVMIVLLTYTPEMHGRPDGR, from the exons ATGTCTTGGTTTACTGACTTGGCTGGGAAAGCTGAAGACTTCCTTAATAAAGTGGACCAGGGAGCTGCTACTGCCCTGAGTAAAGGCCAGGAAAAATCCTCCTCCTTCTCAATAGCCTATGGAGAAGAATCCACTGCTAAAACGGACTACAACTCTGCAGGTTACAAGACCAACCCAGCTGTGACACATCATACCTATGCATCCTCTCATGATGCCCAGGGCTACatctctgctgcagctggcaaCATCAAGAAATCTAATGCAACCATGCTGGCTGGGTCTGCCAACGTGACCAGTACACCCTTGGGCTCTGGTAGCAGCGCCCCCAACACTGGCAAGACTTCATCTGGGTTTGTGAGGCCCAAAAAGAGTGAGCAGAATGTGGACGATGACATGCTCTTTGATTTTCTGAATAGCTCTGAGCCTCAAGTCAGCAATCGGAGAGATTCAAGAAAGGACCTTGTAAAAGTGGTAGAGGCCCAAAACCCAACATTTCCCGCTTCCACCACTTCTCATACAACCCCATCAGTCCCCTCCACACCCCCTTCCACCCGGGGTGTATCAAGAGCTTCAAGCATGAGCTCATTATCTGCTCACAGCATCAAAACAGAGGAGAACTCTGCTAAAGAGCAAGGCCAAG ATACACCTGAGAGTTCAGACTCAAGCTTGGCTGTCCCTCTGGAGTCCAGCAGGCAAGAGCCTCCTCCACCAACAGAAGAACCACAGAACCAGATCCTGTCCAGCCTGCGTCTAGAGAACCAGTTGCTGCGCAGTGAGGTGGCCTCCCTGAATCAAGAGATGGCTTCAGTTATCCAGAGAGCAAAAGACTTACAAGATG agCTAAACCAGGCCCGTCTACGTGCAGACAAATGGAACTCGGAGCAGTCCCAGACTGACCGAACGTTACGAGAACTTCGGTCACAAGTCGATGACCTAACAGAAGCTCTCTCAGCCAAAGACGGTCAGCTTGCAGTCCTAAAAATCAGACTCGATGAAGCCGATCAGCTTCTAAAATCCCGCAGTGCTGCATTAGAGGAGGCACAGAAGGAAAAGTCAAA aATCATGCAAGACCACACAGAAGGGAACAGCATGCAGTCCCAAGCTCTGGAAACCTTACAGGAGAGGCTGCGAGAGGCTGAACTGGCGCTCAGAAGAGAACAGGACAGCTACCGGCAGATGCAG ACTGAATATGCTGGCCGGCTCTCTAAATTGGAGGCCGAGAGGCAAACCCTTGCAGAAACAGTGACTGCAGCTGAGCGGCGAGCAGCAGAGGAGAAGTTCAAGGTCGACGACTTCCAACACCAATTAAAAAGTGCCAAAGCTGCAGCTGAGTCTGCCAAGCAAGAGTTACAAGACTATAAGCAAAAAGCTTCACGCATCCTACAA tCCAAAGAGAAGTTGATCAGCAGTCTGAAGGAGGGATCTGGTCTAGACACCCTGGACGGCAGTGGGACTATGGCTCTGGAGCTTGAGGAGCTACGTCATGAAAAGGACCTGCAGAGGGAGGAGATCCAAAAACTGCAGGGGCAAGTTCTCACTCTGAGGACTGAAATACAG GATTTGGAGAATCAGGCGCTGGCAGATGCAGAGACGTGGAGGGAGCAGCAGGCGCAGTTACAGGAGCAGCAGACCTTACAGAACAGAGCAAAGCAGGAGGTAGAGGCTGAGGTGGAGCGCTACAAACAG GAGCTTCAGTACCTTGAGGAAGAGCACCATCGAGCCAAAACCACTCTGCAGAGTCGAATCAAAGACAGAGAAGATGAAATCCAAAAACTCAGGAACCAG TTGACCAACAAGACACTCAGCAACAGCCAAACAGAGCTGGAGAACCGGCTCCACCAGCTGACGGAGACACTGATCCAGAAGCAGACAATGGTGGAAGCTCTTGGCACGGAAAAAAACTCCCTCGTCTTTCAGCTGGAGCGCttggagcagcagctgaagaATACTCAGGGAGGACAAAGTGGAGGGCCGGCAATCAACATGAGCGGTTTAGAGGGAGCAG GGGCAAGACAAAGAAACACACCTGTGCTCTTCAGTGACCAGGACAGTCCAGGAGTGTATGGAAAAGTACGTAAGGCAGCCAGCACAATTGACCGCTTCAG CATAAGACTGGGAATCTTTCTGAGGCGCTACCCAATGGCCAGAGTTTTTGTCATCCTGTACATG gCGGTACTGCACCTGTGGGTCATGATTGTTCTTCTGACCTACACACCAGAAATGCATGGTCGTCCTGATGGAAGATAG